Within Deltaproteobacteria bacterium, the genomic segment TGGTCAAACCCCTTACCCCTTGTCCTCATGTCCATGTGAAATATTGTAACATGAACATACGGGTCATGCTCTTTGACTACCATCGCCTCTTTGATGGAATACATGCAGCAGACACTGGAACAGTAGTTGTTATTGCATGTAACATCCCTTGAACCTATACACTGGAGAAAAGCAATCTTTCTGAGATGGGGCAAGCCGGATGGCCTGAATATCTTGCCTTGTGAAGGTCCTGAGGCACTCATGAGACGCTCAAACTCCATGCTGGTTACCACGTCAGGGTGCTTGCCATAACCAAAGCGGCTCAACACTTCGTGTCCGATACGCCCGAAACCGGGTGAAAGGACAATAGCCCCCACGGAGAGATCAAGGAACTCATCTTTGTCTTGAAGGTTTATGGCATGGGAAGGGCATGCAGAGACACAGATAGTGCACATCTCATGCTTGAGGAAGAGACAGTGTGCCGGATCAATGTAATATGAAGACGGAACGGCCTGCACATAGTCTTTGCGCACAGCCTTGCTGAAGGCCAACCCCTGGTTGTACAGATCAGGGACTCGTACAGGGCAATACTTGGCGCACGTATCACATCCGGTACACAACTCCTCGTCTACGTAGCGGGGGAGTCGATGGACCCTGACCGCGAACCTGCCGGGTCCGCCATCAACAGAGACTAACGTTGCTTTCGTAATGATCTTAATGTTAGGAGACCGACCGGCCTCAACCAATTTGGGCGCCAGTATTCAGATGGCGCAGTCATTGGTTGGGAAGGTCTTATCGAGTTGAGCCATAATTCCACCGATAGCCCCACCCTTTTCGATCAGGTACACATAGTAACCCAAACCAGCCAGGTCCAGGGAGGTCTGAATACCGGCAATGCCGCCGCCGACAACCATCACGGATCCTGATTTGCCCTTTTTCATCCCTACAATTCCCGCCTCATGGCCATATCAAAGAGGACCCTTTCTTTCTTTTCCTGGATTCCCAGGGCCGCTCGCTTCTTTTCAATATGCCGGATCATCATCTGCGCCATTTCTACCGGGTCTTCCGCAACCGCCCACAACCCGCCATACAACTCTTCTATCTCTCTAAACAGGAAGTCGGTCAAAACCTTACTCCCTGTTGTAGGGAAGGTCCTGCCAAATACAACAAAGACACCGCTTGCCACACAATAGTGACCAATAGATACGGCCTTCTCACTCATCCATTCAGGGGCGCAGCCTGCCGCAGGGACCTTGCTGATATCATCGCCGAGGCCGCCTTCACGCACAATTTCAGCAGCCGCGATAAGGATACGGCTGTTGTCCACGCAGGAGCCCATGTGCAGTACCGGCGGCATACCCACGGTCTCGCACACCTCTCTTAGGCCAGGGCCTGCCAGTTCTGCCGCCTCTGGTCGCAACAGACCTTCGCGGCCGCAAGCCGTAGCAGCGCACCCGGTAACCAGTACCAGCACGTTGTTGGCTATCAACTCCTTGGCCACTGTCGTGTGCACATAGCCTGAAAGGACGTGGGCGCTATCACATCCTACAACAGCACCGACTCCTCTGATGCGGCCATTAATAATGTTATCGTTTAGGGGCCGGTAAGACGCCCTGAAGGTACCGCCTAGCATATAATTGATGGTTTCATGACTGAATCCTGCCACCACGTCCATCTTGTGCCTGGGAATATTTACCCCTCTTCTCTTAGGGTATCTCTCTATGGCACCGCTTACGATTGTTCTTGCTGTCTCCAGTGCGTGGTGATGGTCAAACTCGATATGGGTTGCCCCCGGGATTTTTGCACGGGGAGACGTGGTGATAATTTCTGTGTGAAAACACTGGCCCACGGTCGCTACCGACTGCATGATACACTGGATGTCAACGACCATGGCCTCAACCGCCCCGGTGGCCAGTACGATCTCCTGCTGGATAAAGCTACCTGCGATCGGGATCCCGTGCCTCATCAAGATCTCGTTTCCAGTACAACAGACGCCAACCAGGTTTATTCCGGGAGCGCCTACCTCTTTTGCCGCGGAGAGCATCTCAGGTTCCTGGCACACCATGGCCATGGCTTCTGAAAGGATCGGTTCATGGCCGTGCACCACAATGTTTACCTTCTCTTCGTCAAGGGTGCCAAGGTTGACTATGGCCCTAATCGGCACCGGTGTCCCGAACATGATGTCCTGCAATTCGGTGGAGATCATCGAGGCTCCCCACCCATCTGCTATGGCAAGGCGCGTCCCCTGCAGGATAAGGTTCTTATAGTCCTGATCAGTACCCATGTGCGTGCGGTGCATGATCTCCATAACCTCCCGCTCGATACCACGCGGCAGCACACCCATCTTTTTCCAGACCTCCTGCCTCTTCATCGGGGCACGACGTACGGTGTAGAGGCTCCCTTCCTGCCTTCCGAACTCGGCCAGTGCCTTTTCTCCCAGTTCTATGGCAATATCTTTTGTTGCGCGACCCTCGGTCTTGATCTCAAAGACGTCAGCCATATCAAGAAGCTTCTTTTCGTCCTTAATCGTGTAATCGGACTCCCCTTTGGCCGCGGCTATGAACCCCATGGTTGTTTCAAGCCCGTGATCCATATGAGCCGAAGCGCCGCCTGCTATCATACGGACAAAATTACGCGCAGCCACGGTCGAAGCTGTGGCCCCGCAAATACCGATCGATTCCGGGACATCTTCAATGATCATGCACGGCCCAAAGGAACAGTTCCGGCAGCAGGTGCCGCCCTTGCCGAAAAGGCAGGGCTGAATGACCTTCTTTTCCATCCGCTGCATATAGGTGACCACGCCTTTTTTGGCCGCTTCCCTGGCCACCTGCATGCTCCCCTCACAATCGATACCGGGGCAAGCAATGCCACAAACGGCCATCCTCTTTCTCTCCATGTGAAATCCTCCAGGGGGTTGGTTACTAGTCACTAGTCATTTATCATTTGTTATTGGTGATTTGGATTGTTGATTGTGGATTATCATTAGTATGGCGAGTTACTCCTTACTGCTCGCTTTCCTGAAGGGTAAACAACATGACAGGTTTTTCGCTTTTCATAGATCTCACTCTCGGTGGATTTGTGAACAATGCATCATGAATGCTCAACCATATGTTATTGTTGGTTTTTGTCCTCTGTTGCCATGTTGTTTATGCAACATTAGGGTTTACTGCCTACCCCCAAAGTCCTCGCCGCCTCCACCGTGTTTTTCATAAGCATCGTAATCGTCATAGGGCCGACACCACCTGGTACGGGGGTGATGGCTGCGGCCTTTTCCTGGACGGAATCAAAGTCCACATCGCCTGCCAGGATCGCCTTTCCCTCAGAGGTCTTGCCGATACGATTCACACCAACATCGATCACGACAACCCCTTCTTTGACCATATCAGCAGTAATTGTCTTGGGCTTTCCCACAGCCACGATCAGGATGTCTGCCATTTTCGTGAAGGCTGCCAGATCTTTTGTCCCTGTGTGACAAAGGGTCACAGTGGCGTTTCCTCCGGAAGGTGGCTGCATCATCATGTTGGCTATTGGTTTACCTACGATATTGCTTCTTCCAACTACCACCACGTGTTTGCCCTCCGTGGTAATATCTGAACGCCTCAGAAGCTCCATGATCCCGTGGGGCGTGCAGGGTAGAAAGTGGCCAGTGCCGATCATCAGTTTGCCCACATTGACCGGATTGAAGCAATCCACATCCTTGTCAGGATCGATGGCATAGATCACGCGCTCGGCATCAATATGTTTCGGCAGGGGAAGTTGTACCAGAATACCATGGATCTTTGGATTATCGTTCAATTTTTTCACGAGTTCCAGCAAATCGGCTTCTGAGGTATCAGCAGGGAGATCTGTCCTCTCAGAATAAATGCCAAGCTTGTTACAGGCTTTTTCCTTTTGCCCCACATAAACCTTTGAGCCCGGGTCCTCACCGACTAAGATGGTGGCGAGCCCGGGGGTTATGCCCTGCTTCTCTTTCAGTTCCTGCACTTCCTTTGCGATTTCTTCACGAATCTGCTTGGAGATCTCTGTTCCTTTAATTAGCTTGGCTGCCATGATGAACCCCCTTTTGACATTTATCATCAACCATTTATCATCTATCATTATTGATCTGTCATGGTCCGCTTTATCAATGACCAATGACTAATTTAGAATATCCCTTTCACTTTTCCGGTCTTCACATCGACATCTACGCGTCGAAAGGCCGGATTTGAGCTGGTTCCAGGCATCAGACTGATAGTCCCGGCGCATGGACACAGAAACTTGGCCCCGGAGTAGATCAGCACATCACGGATGGGCAGTGCCCAACCTGTGGGCAGTCCCTTTACGGCAGGGTCGTGGCTGAGGCTAAGGTGGGTCTTCACCATCATGGTAGTGTAGTCGTCAAACTTAGAGTCTGCTTCAAGCATCTTGGCCTTGGCCTCTGCTTCGGGGCTCCAGGCCACACTGTCTGCCCTGTACACCACTGTGGCGATTTTTTCAACCCGCTCGCGCAGCTTCATCTCAACGGGATAGAGGAAATTGAAGTCATTCTCGTCCTCGCAGGCATCCTTCACTGCATCAGCCAGCTCCAGGGCGCCCTCACCGCCATCGGCCCAGTGGGTGGATACGGCGCACCGAGCGCCAGCGGTCTCGGCCGCCTTTTTCACCATGGCGACCTCGTCTTTGGTGTCAGTGGCAAAACAGTTGACGCAAACGACCGGCTTAATACCTGCCGTCTTGATAATATTAACGTGATGCAACATGTTGGGAATGCCTTTTTCGAGCAGGTCAAGGTTTTCCCTAGTGTACTCTTCAGCCAGCGGCAGCCCTGCAACCACCTTGGGGCCGCCTCCGTGCATCTTCAAAGCCCGAATCGTGGTTGTAAGCACAGACACGTGGGGCTTGAGCCCGCTGTACCGGCACTTGACGTTCCAGAATTTTTCAAACCCGATGTCAGCGCCAAAACCGCTTTCTGTGACATGGTAATCAAACATCTTCAGCCCGATCCGGTCGGCAATAACGGAAGATTGACCGACTGCTATGTTGGCAAAAGGACCAGCATGGACCATACACGGCTGGTATTCAACAGTGCACATGAGGGTGGGGTTGATCGTATTTCGCATCCACGCGGTCATAGCGCCGCCTACCTCCAGGTCGCCTGTGGTTATCGCATTGCCCCCCTTGTCAAAGGCCACGGTGATCTTGTCCAATCTTTCACGCAGATCTGCCAGATCCCTCACAATTGAGAGGATAGCCATAAGTTCGGAACTTACTGCAATTCCAAACTTGGACTGCATGGTAAACCCATCGAAACGGCCACCGATACCTATGATAATATTGCGAAGGCTTTGGGCACAAAAATCGATTATCCAACCCATCTCCACCCTCGTAGGATCGATATCCAAACGCCGCATACCAGTAAGCCTTTGCAGTTGCTCGTCATTGTAGTTGCGCTCGTGCTGCATTCTGGCTGTGAGCGCAACCATGGCCAGGTTGTGGGCATTCATGATATCATTGATATCTCCGGTCAGTCCCATCGAGAATCTTGTCATGGGAATGAGCAAAGCATTACCCCCGCCGGCTGCTGTTCCTTTGATGTTCATTGTTGGGCCACCCGAGGGCTGGCGGAGACAGCCGCCCACATTCAATCCGCGTTTTCCCATCCCTTCCATAAGTCCCACAGAGGTTGTGCTCTTACCCTCGCCGAGGGGGGTGGGAGTAATGGCGGTCACCTCGATATACTTGCCGTCCGGTTTGTCTTTAAGCCTTTCAATAATCTTCATGAAATCGAGCTTGCAGAGTCTGGCGTAAGGGATAACCTCATCCTTTTCGAGTCCGAGTCCCTCGCGCCAGTCATCTGGCGTAGGCATGTTTTCTTCTGCCGCTTCAGAAATTTGCCAGTCTTGGAATTTGGTTGGATCAAAAGCCATGGCCATCCTCCTTTTCTATGTCTTGAGAATTCTCTCCACCTATGGCGGAAAAGCATAACCTATTTGAAGGGTTGATGGCAATATATTCGTGGTATCCATTCCTTAGAGACTCTGAATCGTAACATACCGGACGGATTAGCCAGCAAGCCTGTACCAGGAGTCTGTGATGGGTTTAAATACAATAGGATGGCCAAATCGGATATCAAGGCCAAGCCCTTCGGCTGAGGTGCTGCGCACCTCAGCCTTGACACCCGCTTTTAGGCCATGCTGGTTTGAAAGCAGGCCGACGGCGAGGGAATGGCCGTTTCCGACTTCAGGCTTAGGGATTATAGTTTTGACCATCGCTTTTTTACTGGCAAACTACAACATTTTGGGGGTACCCATTAAAATGTCTGAAGCGGCTTTATAAAATTTATAGCCCTTGGGTGGCACAAAATCTTCAATCATTATTGATTGGTGTTAATACACACTATACTAATTCTGTGCCAACCGGGGCTGAGAAAAATCCATCTAGTGTAGCATGTTATAACATCTTGATATTATAGGTAATGTCAAAATCGAAGATCTGGCGCAATTTGTGTGCGGGATGTGTCTGGCGGGGGATTTTGCCTCGGCAGCGGTTCAAAACATCCCGCTATGGCAGCGGTTCAACATGCCGGACGGCGCCAAAACCGTGTAGTAAAACCTAAATCGAGCATTACCCTGGCAAACTTTCTTACGTCTCTTGACAAGCCTCTTCCTTGTCGGGTACAATGCCCCAAAAAACAAAGGGCTGGAAGGACTTGGGTGATGCCGAGATTGACTGTCAAACTTGTTGAGGAGACCCTGCGAAAAGAGGTTCAGAAGCTCGATAAACGGGTCCAGGTGGTGGCTGTAAACCAGAGCAAGAAGAAGGATTCCTATCGCGTGACCTTGCTTAAAGATGGAAGGACAGGCGCCGCGGATCTCAAGGAGGATTTCCTTAAGGAATGCTTCTCTCAAGAAGGAAAGGGTAACGAATTGAGAAGGGCACTTGGCAAGGCTGTCAGCCGTTTGAGTATAAGGTTCGGTAGGTAGCCGTTGTTTCCGGAAAACCATTCGGCATGTTCTCCATGTCCCTCTTCTTTGCTCTCGCTCTATCTTTGTTTTTCCTGGTAGTCGTCCTTCAGAATATCTTCATCCGTTGTGTCCTTCCGCAAAGCATTTCCGCTGAGGATATAGCCGGCGTCGTCTCAATGGCCAATGCCCTCAACCCGGATCTGATAGTTCTTACCGGTGATTATGTAAACAACAACGCTTGTTTTTGAGCGAGCCCTGAAGACAGGAGGTTGCCATGAAAAAGGCAGTTTTACTAATAACAGTCATTGTTTTTTTCTGCTTGTGTTCATTACCGGTTTTTTCAGAGGAAATAGTTCTCAGGCTGAAAGATCAGGATATGTGGGAAATGTGCAATCTGAGTGGTGATTCTGTGGGCACATTGAAAAGAACCGAGGCGGGCAACTTCGGCTTTTACGATAAAGGTGGGAAGTATATTGGGGTAATTCTTCAGTCTGGAACGTGGATTCCTTGGAATGCAAGGAAACGCAAAACAGTAATCAAACCAGAAGAAGCACAGTTATATGTTGATGTCTTGAGGGCCATTAAGACTATCAAGTGAGCGGTCTTTTGTTGATTGTTCTTTGCCTATCGGAGTAATCTTTAAATGCGCTTGAAATGGATATTGGGTATTGCTGTCGCCCTCATGCTCGCGTTAATCGTAACAATTTACGCGATTGTGTCGAGCTACGACTTCAATGATCTCAAACCCAGGATTGTTCAAGCGGTCAAGGATGCCACGGGCCGCGAACTCACCCTGGGCGGCGACATTGAGCTTGATATTGGCTTGACCCCAGCCCTTGTGGTGGAGGACGTGAGCTTCCAGAACGCACCTTGGGGCTCGCGGACCGAGCTTGCCAAGATCAGACGCTTGGAGGTGCAGGTACACGTCCTTCCGCTTATCAGCGGGACCATAGAAGTCAAACGGCTCATCCTGATCGAGCCCGACATCCTGATTGAGACCAACAGTTCGGGCAAATCAAACTTCGTGTTCGAAGCCCCTAAGGAGATGGAATTTGAGAAATCCAAGGAAGAGGCGACGGCCGATGGGGAAGCAACAATCCCGGAGTTGATTTTCAGCGACGTGCGCATCGAAAATGGTCGACTCACGTACAAAGACGGACAATCGGGCAAGACCCATCTCATGGCATTGGACAGACTCGCTGCGGCCGCAAGCACTGATAAGCCAATCAAACTGAAACTTGAGGGGACTTACAACAGCAAGCCTGTCCAGATTAGAGGAATCTTTGGTCCGCTGGTGGCATTGACCGACCTCAACCAAGCATGGTCCGTGAATGTGACAGCCAACGCCGCAGGTGCCAATCTCACCGCTGACGGCGCGATCAGGGACATCTTGAACGGTAAGGGCCTTTACCTCGCTGTCACCGTCGAGGGTAAGTCTGTTCCTGATTTTTTCCAGCTTTTTGACGTGACCGGCGTGCCCGAACTAGGGCCTTTCAAGGTATCGGGCAGGCTTGCCGACCCTGACGGAAAATTGACAGCGAGAAATCTCGACCTTCGGGTCGGTACCGAGGAGCTGGCCAGGGTTGATCTTAAAGGTGTAGTCAAGGACCTCCTGGCTTTACGAGGGATGGAACTTGGCTTTGCGATCAAGGGCAAGGATCTGGTAAATCTCGAAAAGATCACAGGCCAGACGCTGCCTTTTAAGGGGCCTTTTGACTTTTGCGGTCATGCCGTCGCGTCGTCGGTAGAAGACTACAAGATTTCTGACCTGAAACTTGTCCTCGAAAAAGGCGATCTCAGTGGTTCAATGGAGATCAACCTGACAGGGAAACTGCCGCGAATTACGGCCGCGCTCTTGTCTCAGAGACTGGACCTGCGGCCTCTGTTGTTGAAAGAACGTGGAGAAGATGAAGAGGCAGGTGAGGACAATTCGACAGCGCAGCCAGCAGTACGAGCGGCAAAGCACGACAAGATCTTTTCTGATGATCCCTTGCGTCTCGAAGGACTGAACCAAGCCAATGCTGATATCAGGATCAGGGCAGAGCAGCTCGTTTTCCCGCTTCTGACCATCAATGACGTCAACGGTCACATGGTCCTGGAGGACGGACATCTCACGATGGAACCTCTTAAATTCCTTATGGGTGGCGGAAACTTTGACGGCCGTTTTTCTGTTCATCCCCAGGGCAAGATTCCAGCCGTGGCAATGACTTTTAAGATCGACCAGCTGGACCTCGGTCGCATGTTCAAGGATTTGGGGGTCGACGATCTTCCCGAGGGCAAGGTGGATGTTGACATCGATCTTGAGGGCCGGGGAAACTCGGTAGCAGCGCTTATGGCCGGACTCAAAGGGAAAACCGTGATAATTGTACAAGACGGTAGAATGACTTATAAACTCATCGGTTTCCTCGGCGGTGATTTGACTTCAAGCCTGCTTGAGTTTCTCAATCCGTTCAAAAAGGACGAAAAATACAGTAAACTCAATTGCTTTGTCACAGGATTGGACATCAGGGACGGACTGGCACAAAGCACCGTACTGGTGTTGGACACCGGCAGCGTAACCGTGGCCGGCCACGGCAAGATCGATCTGAAAACCGAGGAACTGGACTTGTCGCTTAAGTCTTCTCCGAAAAAAGGCGTTGGCCTCAAGGGCATTGCCAAGCTGGGCCTGAGCCTTGGCAAGTTGACGGAAACGCTCAAGCTCAGCGGCACTCTGGCCAATCCTTCCGTGGGCATCGACCCGACAGGGTCGGTCATCACGATCGGCAAGGCGATAGGCGGTGTGGCGTTATTCGGGCCGTTCGGCATTGCAGCGGTCCTGGCCGACGGCAAGCTGGGTGATAAGAACCCATGCCTTGCCGCCATCGAAGCTGCGAAGAAAGGCGGCAAGGACTCGGGCAAGGAACCGGACAAGAAGGAGGGCGTAACGCGGTAAGAAACAGATTTTATTTGACAATGTAGGCTAAACAACGTAGTGTACATAAGCATATACAGAGGGGGCAGCACTGTCGCTACGGGGCCAGCCCTCTTGTCAGACGGAGCCAGGCGGAGAGAGCAGGTGCAGGCTCCCTGGTCCGATTCGGTTATCCGTTGGGCGACTTGAACGCCATCAGAGCCATTAAAGTGCGGTGGATAATTTATGGACAAATTTGCCGCTATCCTGAAACGGGTCGAGGAAAAAAAGGAAAATTATGCCACCTATGGCTTTGAAAAACTTGAACTGGCTGCATTTAATACCTTTTTCGATCTGGCCCAGGAGTACGACGGCCTTGAAAACCTGTACATAGTGAGCGTTACCGTGCCTCGCGTCTTCTTGGGACTCCAAAGCAATCTGTATACGATTGATCCTAAGACAGAAGCTATACAATGGGTTGCAAACAGTCACCCAGGCCTCGAATACAAAAAAGACAATGTGCCCCAATATATTAGGATTTCAGATGCTTCATATCAACACGGCCACGCACACATCGTGCCGATCCATGGCAAGAAGACCCCAGCCAGCAGCATTCTTTTCCATGGCTTGAGAAACGTCATTGGGATATTTGAGGTGACAAGGGCGGATCACATCACAGACGCTGAGATTTTTTTTATACGAAAGTACGTCAATCGCATAGGTTACAATCTTTATAACAAATTCCTCGCTGAACAGAACATCCAGCATCTTAAGTTCATTAACAACCTGGTGGCAGACATAGAGCACAACGTTATTGTGCCCAACCTTGAATACAAGCACTATTTCAGGAAGATCAGAAAATACTTGAACATAAACAAGGAGATTGAAACTGGTTTTGACAGCATCCTTGACGAGGTGAAGCCCGTAGCGCCTGACTTGTATGCCAAGATCAGCGAGATAGTCGAAGAGATGGTCGTGATCAATAGGAGCATATTTGATGATCAGGAGAAGATCGAGAGACATTACAAACACGCCAGTCTTTTTTTAGAGACCTTGTTCCGACCGGACCACTTCTTGTTTGGTGAATACATCCTGAAGAAAACCCCTTGTTACCTCTGGAAAGACATTGTGCTGCCGCAACTGGAGGAGTATTCGGATCGTTTTATCCAACAGGGTATTGTCGTCGACCATAGTGCTAAGGATGATAAGAGATTTGATGATATTGAAGTCAGGGTTGATAAAGGGCTAATTGCCCAAGTGGTGGCCAACCTTTTTTCAAATGCAGCGAAGTATGCTGAATCGGTCGCGGACACGTCGGGAAAAAGTGTTAAGAAAATCGATTGCAGGACTTCGCTCATGGAGGATTTCTTTGGACAAGGACACCATGGTGTACACTTCCATATCTTCTCCTCGGGACGGCTCATCAAGAAGGAAGACGCAGCCCTTATCTTTGAAGAGGGCTTTCGATTTGCACAAAGAGAGTCGGTGGGAGGAACCGGTCACGGGCTCCACTTTGTAAAGAATGTGATTGAAGTGCATGGAGGCATCGTAGGTCATAAGGCAGAAGACACGGGAAACGAATTTTACTTTGTTATCCCGGTCTAATCATAAAATTGCTTTGCGATTTTATACAATGTCCGCCTTCGGCGGACAACAAAAGGGAGAATTCGTGTACTGTCTGAGTTGCGGAAACACATTGTTTCGACTGACGACAATTTCGATTCTGAGCCTTCTGTCTGCGCTGGGTTGGACCGTATGCGCCTATTGCGAACCGTCACCCTTTGCCACGCTTCAAGAGCGTCTTGTTCGGGACGGATTTGACAAGTCCACGATACGTGCCCTGTATTTAAGACCGGAAGCCACGTTTGACGAAAAGAGTATCACAGCTTATTTTTTGCACCGCGAATCCACTTTGAACTACGGTCAGTTCTTGACCCGATCTTCCATTGGCGATGCATCCAATTACCTCAGAAAACACGGAAGGGCCTTTCAGCGGGCCCGGGAACTCTATGGTGTTGAGGGAGAGATCGTTACTGCCATCTTGCTCGTGGAATCAAGGCTGGGGACATACAAAAGCAAACGACTGGTCTTTAAGACCCTGTCGAACCTGGCGGTCGTTGATGATACTGCCAACAGGGACATGCTCTGGTACGATTACGTCAAAGACAGGGGCCGGGGCACAAAGGACGAGTTTGACAAATGGGCTCGTCGAAAATCGGCCTGGGCATACCGTGAACTTAAGGCTTATCTGAAATATGTTAAGGCCCAGAATTTAGATCCCTTATCTTTGCGCGGATCCTATGCCGGGGCCTTGGGCTTTGCTCAGTTTGTTCCTTCAAGCGTCCTCAAGTTCGGTATTGACGGCAACAAAGACGGGCAGATCAATTTGAGTCAGCACAGAGATGCCATTGAAAGCGTGGCCAACTATCTGAAGGGACATGGGTGGAAACCGCAACAGAGCCGCGACGAGGCGTTTCGCGTTTTGCTTAGTTATAACCACAGTAAGTATTACGCTGACACAATACTGGAGGTGGCCGAACGTCTTTCCGGGAATCGGCGGAAATGAGGACCGAGGCAGTCTAGGACATGAGTCATGGTTTAATCCTCCTGATGTTGTTGCTTCCCATGGTCCCTACGTTCTGGGCCATCGTGGACCTGGCACACAGGGATTTTGGCACTTTGAGAAAAAAAGCCCTTTGGGGAGTTTTTGTGGTCTTTGTGCCATGCTTGGGAGGTCTTGTTTACCTCATCTTCGGACGTAGTCAGGGAACCAGGTCATAGTGCAGAGGTATTCTCATGTATAACATTGCGAGCGTAGAGGACTATCATCACGGTGAAACTATCTTTAAGGAAGGTAGTTCGGGAGACTGGATTTATGTGGTCCAGTCAGGCGGAGTAGAAATCTCCAAAACGGTTAACAACAACAAATATGTTATTGAGGTGCTGGAGCAGGGAGACATATTTGGCGAGGTCGGCTTTATTGGCGGCATGGGACGAATAGCCACAGCCCAGGCCGTGGGGGAGACCAAAGTCGGGATCATTGATCGGGAATTCCTGGACCAGGAATTCAACAAACTCTCGGAGGATTTCAGGATCATACTTGTTGCCATCGCACACAGG encodes:
- a CDS encoding lytic murein transglycosylase codes for the protein MYCLSCGNTLFRLTTISILSLLSALGWTVCAYCEPSPFATLQERLVRDGFDKSTIRALYLRPEATFDEKSITAYFLHRESTLNYGQFLTRSSIGDASNYLRKHGRAFQRARELYGVEGEIVTAILLVESRLGTYKSKRLVFKTLSNLAVVDDTANRDMLWYDYVKDRGRGTKDEFDKWARRKSAWAYRELKAYLKYVKAQNLDPLSLRGSYAGALGFAQFVPSSVLKFGIDGNKDGQINLSQHRDAIESVANYLKGHGWKPQQSRDEAFRVLLSYNHSKYYADTILEVAERLSGNRRK
- a CDS encoding PLDc_N domain-containing protein, translating into MSHGLILLMLLLPMVPTFWAIVDLAHRDFGTLRKKALWGVFVVFVPCLGGLVYLIFGRSQGTRS